From Butyricimonas paravirosa, one genomic window encodes:
- a CDS encoding nucleotidyl transferase AbiEii/AbiGii toxin family protein: MSLDFDEDVWMFISLAQKHNVEMLMVGGGAVNFYGYQRHSADVDFWIDTTPSNLVALREALNELGYEFDDFPEDVKRGQQNISIKISPVIDIELITSFNPGRSFSECYEQRLTATNTINGQTFSYEVIAFNDLINSKIKAGRPKDLYDIIELRKIQENKN; encoded by the coding sequence ATGAGTCTCGATTTCGATGAAGATGTATGGATGTTCATATCCCTAGCCCAAAAGCACAACGTGGAGATGTTAATGGTCGGTGGGGGTGCTGTAAACTTTTACGGTTATCAACGCCATTCGGCTGATGTGGATTTTTGGATAGACACGACACCTTCAAACCTCGTGGCTTTACGAGAGGCCTTGAATGAACTTGGTTACGAATTTGATGATTTCCCAGAGGACGTGAAACGAGGCCAACAGAACATATCTATCAAGATCAGTCCCGTCATCGACATTGAATTGATCACATCCTTTAATCCTGGCAGAAGTTTCTCCGAATGTTACGAGCAAAGACTCACGGCAACAAACACGATAAACGGTCAAACCTTCTCTTACGAGGTAATCGCATTTAATGATTTAATTAATAGCAAGATCAAGGCTGGACGTCCAAAAGACTTGTACGACATAATAGAACTAAGGAAAATACAGGAAAACAAGAATTAA